In the genome of Streptomyces sp. P3, the window CCTGCCGCGCGGCGAGACCGGTCCGGTCGTCGAGTGCGCGGCCTGCCACCTGCACTTCGGCGCCGACGCCCTCGACCGTCCCACCACCGTCCGCTTCTCGGCGATGCTCCGCGACGCCGTCCACACCGTCGCCCTCGCCGTGCTGTCCGCGGGCGGCGGCTGCGCCCGCACCGCCCTCGAGACGGCGGCGGGAGCGGTCCGCGCGGCCGGCTTCGCCGACTGCACGGAGGAACAGCTCGCCGCCCTCGTCGACGCGCTGGCCTCGGACACCGGCCGCAGCTACGGCGAGCCGTACGGCCCCGGGCTCGCCATAGAGCTCCACGAGGCCCTCGACCCGCTCACACCCCACCTCGCACCGGTCGGCCGCGAGTCGATCCTGCTGCAGGGTGCCCGGATCGCCCTCGCGGACGGCCCCTACACCCCGGCCGAACGCGAGGTCCTCGCGACGGTGGGCGCGGCCCTGACGATCTGCGCGGACGACGTGACCCGCCTCCTGGCAGCGGCCCGCACGCCGTCCTGACCCACCCCGGATACTCCCCGGGGAGTAATCCCCCCACCCGGTCACCCCCGGCAGTACGCCCGAACTCGCCCTCACGCGCGACGATCCGCCCCTTCCCCGCCGGAAGTCTGGAGAACGCAACCGGACAGCCGCGCCGAAGGGAGGTCCCGTTTCATGGGGGCCGCAGATTTCATCAGGACCGGACGGACGAAGGGCGGGCGCAGCGCCATCCCCTGGGTGGTGCTCGCGCTGTGGGCGGGAGTGCTCGCGCTGGCCTCGCCGTTCGCCGCCGAACTCGCCGGAGTACAGCACGACCGGGTCACCGACTACCTGCCGGCGAGCGCCGACTCGACCAGGGTCGCCAGGCTCCAGGAGCAGTTGCCCGGCGGTGAGAGCACCGAGCTGGTACTGGTCTACCACCGCGACGGCGGCCTGACCGCCGCCGACCGGACGACCGCGCGGGAGCAACTCGCGCGGATCGCCGGGGACCACACGCTGACCGGGGCCCCGCGAGGCGTCCCGTCCGCCGACGGCACCACGCTCATGTACCCGGTCGCGACCAACGAGCCCGGCACCGACGAGGACAAGCGGGACGCCTTCGTCGAGGACGTACGGGACGTCGCCCACAGCCGGGGCGGACTGACCGTGGAGGTGGGCGGCACGGGCGCGCTGGCCACCGACGCCACCAAGGTCTACGACTCGCTCGGCGGCCCGCTGCTCTACACGACCGTCGGCGTCGTCGCCCTCCTGCTGATCCTCATCTACCGCAGCCCCGTGCTGTGGCTGGTGCCGCTCGCCGTGGCCGGGATCGCCGACTACCTCTCCATGGGCGTCGCCT includes:
- a CDS encoding TerB family tellurite resistance protein; translation: MLPERGRDGRVTRRARILGTRTAWTPVGDGEFFCPGCGGDRNYQRLTGQRRFTVLGVPVLPRGETGPVVECAACHLHFGADALDRPTTVRFSAMLRDAVHTVALAVLSAGGGCARTALETAAGAVRAAGFADCTEEQLAALVDALASDTGRSYGEPYGPGLAIELHEALDPLTPHLAPVGRESILLQGARIALADGPYTPAEREVLATVGAALTICADDVTRLLAAARTPS